A stretch of Zootoca vivipara chromosome 13, rZooViv1.1, whole genome shotgun sequence DNA encodes these proteins:
- the LOC132593028 gene encoding uncharacterized protein LOC132593028 — MDKDNRHIKVMTLEDEPLRSEGVQHATEEERRTSTSRFRADEAAGPKPKGRSVADMPGSERKVRCCKEKYCIGTWNVRTMSGGKLDVVKNEMTRINIDILGISELKWKGMGEFRSGDYHIYYCGQKSCSRNGVALIVNKRVAKAVMGCNLKNDRMISIRIQGRPFNITVIQVYAPTTGAEESEIDQFYEDLQHLLEMTPKKDVLLITGDWNAKVGNQEIKGTTGKFGLGVQNEAGQRLIEFCQENKLVITNTLFQQHKRRLYTWISPNGQHRNQIDYILCSQRWRSSIQSAKTRPGADCNSDHQLLIAKFQLKLKKVGKTTGPVRYNLNQIPYEYTVEVRNRFKDLDLVDRVPEELWMEARNIIQEAATKTIPRKRKCKKAKWLSNEALQIAEERRQAKCKGDRERYRKLNADFQKTARRDKRVFLNEQCKEIEENNRMGKTRDLFKKIGDMKGTFRTKITIIKDKTGKDLTEAEDIKKRWQEYTEELYQKDMEVSYTPGSVVADLEPDILEREVKWALESTANNKASGSDDIPAELFKILKDDAVKVLHPICQQVWKTQQWPEDWRRSVYIPIPKKGSAKECSNYRTIALISHASKVMLKILQGRLRQYVDRELPEVQAGFRKGRGTRDQIANMRWIMEKAREFQKNIYFCFIDYAKAFDCVDHS, encoded by the coding sequence atggacaaagacaacaggcatataaaagttatgacgctggaagatgagcccctcaggtcggaaggcgtccaacatgctactgaggaagagcggaggacaagtacaagtagattcagagctgatgaagcggctgggccaaagccgaaaggacgctcagttgcggatatgcctggaagcgaaaggaaagtccgatgctgtaaagaaaaatattgcataggaacctggaatgtaagaaccatgagtggaggtaagctggatgtggtcaaaaatgagatgacaagaataaatatcgacatcctgggcatcagtgaactaaaatggaagggaatgggcgaattccgttcgggtgactatcatatctactactgtgggcaaaaatcctgtagtagaaatggagtggccctcatagtcaacaaaagagtggcaaaagctgtaatgggatgcaatctcaaaaatgacagaatgatctcgatacgaatccaaggcagaccttttaacatcacagtaatccaagtttatgcaccaactactggagctgaagaaagtgaaattgaccaattctatgaagacctacaacaccttctagaaatgacaccaaagaaggatgttcttctcattacaggggattggaatgctaaagtagggaatcaagagataaaaggaacaactggcaagtttggccttggagttcaaaatgaagcagggcaaaggctaatagagttctgtcaagagaacaagctggtcatcacaaacactctcttccaacaacacaagagacgactctacacatggatatcaccaaatgggcagcatcgaaatcagattgattatattctctgcagccaaagatggagaagctctatacaatcagcaaaaacaagacctggagctgactgtaactcagatcatcagcttcttatagcaaaattccagcttaaactgaagaaagtaggaaaaaccactgggccagtaagatacaatctgaatcaaatcccttatgaatacacagtggaagtgaggaacaggtttaaggatttagatttggtggacagagtgcctgaagaactatggatggaggctcgtaacattatacaggaggcagcaacgaaaaccatcccaaggaaaaggaaatgcaagaaagcaaaatggctgtccaacgaggccttacaaatagcggaggagaggaggcaagcaaaatgcaagggagatagggaaagatacaggaaactgaatgcagatttccaaaaaacagcaaggagagacaagagggtcttcttaaatgagcaatgcaaagaaatagaggaaaacaatagaatggggaaaaccagagatctgttcaagaaaattggagatatgaaaggaacatttcgtacaaagattaccataatcaaggacaaaactggtaaggacctaacagaagcagaagacatcaagaagaggtggcaagaatacacagaggaattataccagaaagacatggaggtttcgtacaccccaggtagtgtggttgctgaccttgagccagacatcttggagcgtgaagtcaaatgggccttagaaagcactgctaataacaaggccagtggaagtgatgatattccagctgaactatttaaaattttaaaagatgatgctgttaaggtgctacacccaatatgccagcaagtttggaaaactcagcaatggccagaggattggagaagatcagtctacatcccaattccaaagaagggcagtgccaaagaatgctccaactaccgcactattgcgctcatttcacacgctagcaaggttatgcttaaaattctacaaggcaggcttaggcagtatgtggaccgagaactcccagaagtgcaagctggatttcgaaagggcagaggaaccagagaccaaatagcaaacatgcgctggattatggagaaagctagagagttccagaaaaacatctacttctgcttcattgactatgcaaaagcctttgactgtgtcgaccacagc